In Ignavibacteriota bacterium, one genomic interval encodes:
- a CDS encoding PAS domain-containing protein, with the protein MKTAIRFSFFFCLMLCATYRTQAENIPSTEPWRWVLFTTETGLPSNRVLEIIETPDGTPWASTEFGLAWYDGYVWHTVRNKQDTLSPMTYTFLCNSRGTLYIEQDGKLFSGNKEGIRPLPVYYQGQRIPVTNSVYLEGYGILFIHNAGLFLLQDSVATPPPFFLTELNNETILNLFMGRNNQLWIISNTGMYSYHEGQLQKRYSFSGEPFKISKFIENKNGYGLMNLVGPSEAKGIWEWEPHGEPRYVREIRLAVLESFDISEENNALLAQSQGTVMQRVNNSWSEIAVYPHQMHNIVSLKYRSNGDLWMGTEQGLYLFKASSPRWKFVRYPSSGAWNNVNQILFTKDRSIWMATEEGIVIHSPNGTQKFIDKIGSQKIKFLTGLAEDSKGNVWVSSGSAFEGAFRWDGSAWKHVDYKSGLDAGFIHRIKQDRFGRLWFFGLERSDAVKRNVEVEPGAYVLSNGKFFQWGIQQGLPSGRVYSVDVEQNGTLWFGTLHGISKWVPHNENADEGTWQHWGKEQGLRLERIFEVFVDRNYRVWFCDQNSGLGYIENNQPKYFTTADGLVSNAVWEVKEDSSGKLWVSTRSGVSIYDGETWYSIDENDGLTNTRLWPIIPTKDFTYIGTYGSGMAILNMKELSAHVPKIVLSEPLFRENITHVHWNVFSYWGEQQNNMIETRYRLDNTHWSPWSTIRTVSLYDIGSGKHSLEVQTKKIFGNGPTLIESTIIDVPYPYYLRPSYYIPFGILALALLTVRVKYVIQKKKQASMLRQSEERYRTLAESARDVIFIIDRDNRVQYVNSYALNNVGLQAVDVIGKPWEQVIPFQPSEELRDRVVTALQEGTTVHFEHHTQFPNSSLWYSTLLTPLYNEQGEIMGLMGISRDITKSKQSEMETKLLVEELKTALTQIKTLKGLLPICSGCKKIRDDKGYWQQVDQYITSHTDATFTHGMCPDCAKIYFPDYKPKQYNSQSS; encoded by the coding sequence ATGAAAACAGCAATCCGGTTCTCGTTTTTTTTCTGTTTGATGCTTTGTGCCACGTACCGCACACAGGCTGAAAACATTCCCTCCACAGAACCATGGCGTTGGGTCCTTTTCACAACAGAAACAGGATTACCGTCAAATCGTGTTCTCGAAATCATCGAAACACCGGACGGGACACCATGGGCTTCTACAGAATTCGGGTTGGCATGGTACGACGGATATGTTTGGCATACTGTCAGGAACAAGCAAGACACTCTTTCGCCAATGACATATACTTTTCTCTGCAATTCCCGCGGAACTCTCTATATCGAACAAGATGGAAAGTTGTTCTCCGGAAACAAAGAAGGAATTCGTCCGCTACCGGTGTATTACCAGGGGCAACGAATACCTGTTACAAATTCTGTGTATCTCGAAGGATATGGAATTCTTTTTATCCACAATGCAGGTTTATTTCTTCTTCAAGATAGCGTCGCAACTCCTCCTCCTTTTTTTCTAACGGAGTTGAACAACGAAACAATCCTGAATCTGTTCATGGGAAGAAACAACCAACTCTGGATTATTTCTAATACAGGAATGTATTCGTACCATGAAGGACAACTACAAAAAAGATATTCGTTTTCAGGTGAACCGTTTAAAATTTCAAAGTTTATAGAAAATAAAAACGGGTATGGATTGATGAACCTCGTAGGACCTTCTGAGGCAAAAGGAATCTGGGAATGGGAACCTCACGGTGAACCACGGTATGTTCGCGAGATACGCCTCGCTGTGCTGGAATCGTTTGATATTTCGGAAGAGAATAACGCGCTCCTTGCTCAAAGTCAAGGAACGGTCATGCAACGAGTAAATAATAGTTGGTCAGAGATAGCAGTCTATCCTCATCAGATGCACAATATCGTTTCCTTAAAATATCGTTCAAACGGAGATTTATGGATGGGAACGGAACAAGGACTCTACCTCTTCAAAGCATCCTCCCCAAGATGGAAGTTCGTTCGATACCCATCTTCCGGAGCGTGGAATAATGTGAACCAAATTCTCTTCACAAAGGATAGGTCCATCTGGATGGCAACCGAAGAAGGAATCGTCATTCATTCTCCGAACGGTACGCAGAAGTTTATTGATAAAATCGGTTCTCAGAAAATAAAATTTCTTACCGGTCTTGCAGAGGATAGCAAAGGCAACGTTTGGGTCAGCAGCGGTTCGGCATTTGAAGGCGCGTTTCGTTGGGATGGAAGTGCATGGAAACACGTTGATTACAAATCGGGACTTGATGCAGGTTTCATTCATCGAATAAAACAGGACAGGTTTGGAAGATTGTGGTTTTTCGGACTGGAACGTTCCGATGCTGTCAAGCGCAATGTCGAAGTTGAGCCCGGTGCGTATGTTCTCTCAAACGGAAAATTTTTTCAATGGGGAATACAACAAGGATTACCAAGCGGAAGAGTGTATTCTGTAGATGTGGAACAAAACGGAACATTGTGGTTCGGGACATTACACGGAATCAGTAAATGGGTTCCGCACAATGAGAACGCTGACGAAGGAACATGGCAACATTGGGGAAAAGAACAAGGGCTACGATTAGAAAGAATATTCGAGGTCTTCGTTGATAGGAATTACCGGGTATGGTTTTGTGACCAAAATTCAGGACTGGGATATATTGAAAACAATCAACCAAAATATTTTACAACTGCCGACGGATTAGTAAGCAACGCCGTCTGGGAAGTAAAAGAAGATTCGTCGGGAAAACTCTGGGTTTCCACGCGCAGTGGTGTTTCCATTTACGATGGAGAGACATGGTATTCTATTGATGAAAATGATGGTTTAACAAATACGAGATTATGGCCCATTATTCCCACGAAGGATTTTACATATATCGGGACGTATGGAAGCGGTATGGCAATTCTCAATATGAAAGAATTATCTGCTCACGTTCCGAAAATCGTACTCTCTGAACCGCTCTTCCGCGAGAATATTACTCACGTACACTGGAATGTATTCTCCTATTGGGGAGAACAACAGAACAACATGATTGAAACGCGATATCGGCTCGATAATACACATTGGTCGCCGTGGAGTACCATTCGAACCGTTTCGTTGTATGATATTGGTTCCGGTAAACACTCACTTGAAGTTCAAACAAAAAAAATATTTGGAAATGGTCCCACACTGATTGAATCTACCATCATTGATGTTCCATATCCTTATTACCTGCGCCCGTCGTATTACATCCCCTTCGGTATCCTTGCTCTCGCTTTACTCACAGTACGTGTAAAGTATGTCATACAAAAAAAGAAACAAGCGAGCATGTTACGACAATCGGAAGAACGGTACCGCACATTAGCAGAATCGGCGCGAGATGTAATTTTTATTATTGACAGGGACAATCGCGTTCAGTACGTCAACTCGTATGCGTTGAATAATGTGGGATTGCAGGCAGTTGATGTCATTGGAAAACCATGGGAACAAGTCATCCCGTTTCAGCCATCGGAAGAACTCCGCGATAGAGTTGTAACCGCCTTACAAGAAGGCACAACTGTACATTTTGAACATCATACTCAATTTCCAAACTCTTCCTTGTGGTATTCGACACTCCTTACACCGCTCTATAACGAACAAGGGGAAATTATGGGACTCATGGGAATTTCGAGAGATATCACAAAAAGTAAGCAGTCGGAGATGGAAACGAAACTGCTTGTTGAAGAACTCAAAACTGCTCTCACTCAAATAAAAACGCTGAAGGGCTTGTTACCGATTTGTTCCGGCTGTAAGAAAATCCGTGATGACAAAGGATACTGGCAGCAAGTCGATCAATATATTACAAGCCACACAGATGCTACCTTCACGCATGGCATGTGTCCCGACTGTGCAAAAATCTATTTCCCGGATTACAAACCCAAACAGTATAATTCACAATCGTCATAG
- a CDS encoding glutamine synthetase codes for MNPHNYTLANPLSLLLEKQPNEFTREDLLRVIEEQRIEKITFHYVALDGKLKELKLPIANRKQAERILADGERVDGSSLFKGMVDASLSDLYVVPVYKTAFLNPFDSTSLDVLCRYLTRDGNFAPFAPDTVLHNAARLFRKSTGMELYALGELEFFLLSDPASRIFPAMKQRGYHASAPFVKSGSVLNEMVHEISKITGAVKYAHSEVGSVESVGSDLDEIKNKQAEQLEIEFLPLPVEDAADALVLARWLIRNVAYNHGCVATFAPKLEEGVAGNGMHVHIEAHKNGKNVMTEKNGSLSSHAKKIIGGLCTYADSLTAFGNTVSSAYLRLVPNQEAPTRICWSDLNRSAMIRVPLGWSNVQDLAHLLNPNQQQARYENDARQTVELRSPDGSAIIHLLLAGITMAAQWGLTNKKSQKIAERLYVSGNIFQDKTLLNQLPVLPKSCVESSHILLEKRSLYERETIFPKSIVEYVAKMLLDENDENMNNKLADLPADDRLHETRKIMHKDLHKH; via the coding sequence ATGAACCCTCACAACTACACATTAGCAAATCCACTTTCACTTTTACTGGAAAAACAACCGAACGAATTTACACGCGAGGATTTACTCCGCGTCATCGAAGAACAACGAATTGAAAAAATTACTTTCCATTATGTTGCGCTCGATGGAAAACTGAAAGAACTAAAACTCCCGATTGCAAACCGGAAGCAAGCAGAACGGATTCTCGCCGATGGCGAACGGGTGGACGGTTCTTCCCTCTTCAAAGGAATGGTGGATGCGTCGCTCTCCGATTTGTATGTCGTGCCGGTGTACAAAACCGCGTTTCTCAATCCGTTCGATTCAACAAGTCTCGATGTTCTCTGCCGTTATCTTACGCGTGATGGAAACTTCGCGCCATTTGCACCCGATACGGTTCTTCACAATGCGGCACGACTATTCAGGAAATCAACCGGGATGGAATTGTACGCACTCGGCGAGTTGGAATTTTTTCTTCTCAGCGACCCGGCATCACGGATTTTTCCTGCAATGAAACAACGCGGGTATCACGCCTCCGCTCCGTTTGTGAAAAGCGGTTCAGTGCTGAATGAAATGGTGCATGAAATTTCAAAAATTACCGGCGCAGTGAAGTATGCGCACAGCGAAGTCGGTTCGGTAGAAAGTGTGGGGAGCGATTTGGATGAAATCAAAAACAAACAGGCGGAACAATTAGAAATCGAATTTCTTCCGTTGCCGGTGGAAGATGCGGCAGATGCGCTTGTACTTGCGCGTTGGCTCATCAGAAATGTTGCATACAACCATGGTTGCGTCGCCACGTTCGCACCGAAATTAGAAGAAGGAGTTGCAGGAAACGGAATGCATGTTCACATCGAGGCGCATAAAAACGGAAAGAATGTCATGACCGAAAAGAATGGGAGCCTTTCTTCCCATGCGAAAAAAATCATCGGCGGACTTTGCACCTACGCCGATTCATTAACCGCATTCGGGAACACGGTCTCTTCCGCCTATCTCCGCCTCGTTCCGAATCAGGAAGCGCCAACAAGGATTTGCTGGAGCGATTTGAACCGAAGCGCGATGATTCGTGTCCCGCTCGGATGGTCAAACGTGCAAGACCTCGCTCATCTGCTCAACCCGAATCAACAGCAAGCGAGGTATGAAAACGACGCACGGCAAACCGTCGAGTTGCGCAGTCCCGACGGGAGCGCGATTATTCATCTTCTTCTTGCAGGAATAACGATGGCGGCACAGTGGGGATTGACCAACAAGAAATCACAGAAAATTGCTGAGCGACTCTACGTCTCCGGTAATATTTTCCAGGACAAAACCTTACTGAATCAACTTCCTGTTCTTCCGAAAAGTTGTGTTGAGTCGTCGCACATTCTTCTTGAAAAAAGAAGTTTGTACGAACGGGAAACCATCTTCCCCAAAAGCATCGTCGAGTATGTAGCAAAAATGTTGCTTGATGAAAACGATGAGAACATGAACAACAAACTCGCCGACCTTCCCGCAGACGACCGGCTCCACGAAACCCGGAAAATCATGCACAAGGATTTACATAAACATTAA